One genomic window of Vibrio rhizosphaerae includes the following:
- a CDS encoding Rid family hydrolase, with amino-acid sequence MTMITKVKTGSKLEELSSYSRLVCVDNWIFVSNTAGRNPVTQEIPEDVLEQTHQVFSNVEAALKSVGASLADVVMSRVFIQDPKDTPAVMTLIGDKFRGVDPATTVTCPPLGSTIYKMELEVTAYRGAANADVKTITIAQ; translated from the coding sequence ATGACCATGATTACCAAGGTAAAAACCGGCTCAAAACTGGAAGAATTAAGCAGTTACTCTCGTCTCGTATGCGTCGATAACTGGATATTTGTTTCCAATACGGCTGGCCGAAACCCTGTTACCCAAGAAATCCCGGAAGATGTCCTTGAACAAACGCACCAAGTGTTCAGCAATGTTGAAGCCGCCCTGAAAAGCGTCGGGGCAAGTCTTGCCGATGTGGTGATGTCGCGAGTGTTCATTCAGGATCCCAAAGATACGCCGGCAGTGATGACGCTCATCGGGGATAAATTCCGTGGTGTCGATCCGGCCACGACAGTGACCTGTCCGCCACTGGGTTCAACCATCTATAAGATGGAGCTAGAAGTCACGGCTTATCGGGGTGCCGCCAACGCGGATGTGAAGACTATTACCATTGCTCAATAG
- a CDS encoding NAD(P)/FAD-dependent oxidoreductase, whose protein sequence is MTKTLDAIHTQDELPESTTVVIIGGGIIGVTAALTLAERNIPVVLIEKGHIAGEQSSRNLGWVRKTNRHLHDVPLALAADRLWQGMPERIGQSVGYKASGIMFLAKTEAQVAMHEAWLKSVESLSLDSHMLSSQEIEQHVPGGKGNWQGGIYTPSDGRAEPSIATTAMARKAIEQGAIMVQNCAVRTLATSGGKISGVVTEKGEIRCQQVLLASGAWSRRFLGNHGISLPTLPLICSVMRTKPMEGPTDIAVGGPDFSFRKHKDGGFIITQRGALDAHITLDHLLIGWRYFSQLRTQRSFLRTSFGKAFFEDLKLARRWKADSQSPFEQIRTLDPSANPALNHEALTNLRKAWPIFEQAEIEESWAGVIDITPDSNPIIDRIPAIPGLTIATGFSGHGFGTGPAAGQLAADIVTDAAPLIDPSPYRFERL, encoded by the coding sequence ATGACGAAAACACTTGATGCTATTCATACACAGGATGAACTACCAGAATCCACAACCGTTGTGATTATCGGTGGCGGTATTATCGGTGTCACAGCCGCCTTAACACTGGCGGAAAGAAACATTCCCGTTGTATTAATCGAGAAAGGTCATATCGCCGGAGAGCAATCTTCTCGCAACCTTGGGTGGGTCCGAAAAACCAATCGGCATTTACACGATGTGCCACTGGCGCTCGCCGCCGACAGACTATGGCAAGGTATGCCAGAGAGAATCGGTCAATCTGTCGGCTACAAAGCATCCGGCATTATGTTCTTAGCCAAAACCGAAGCGCAGGTTGCCATGCATGAAGCTTGGTTAAAATCGGTGGAATCGCTGTCTCTGGACTCACACATGCTCAGCAGCCAAGAAATTGAACAACACGTTCCCGGCGGTAAAGGCAACTGGCAAGGTGGCATATATACCCCCTCTGACGGACGGGCTGAACCGTCGATTGCGACTACGGCAATGGCCAGAAAAGCGATTGAGCAAGGCGCAATCATGGTACAAAACTGTGCGGTTCGCACGCTGGCGACAAGCGGCGGAAAAATTAGTGGGGTTGTCACCGAAAAAGGTGAAATCCGTTGTCAGCAAGTTCTTCTGGCCAGTGGCGCGTGGTCGCGACGTTTTCTGGGAAATCATGGTATCTCTCTGCCAACGCTGCCTCTGATTTGTTCTGTCATGCGGACCAAACCGATGGAAGGCCCGACTGACATCGCAGTTGGCGGCCCAGATTTTTCGTTCAGAAAACATAAAGATGGTGGATTCATCATCACCCAGCGTGGTGCCCTAGATGCCCATATTACCTTGGATCATTTACTAATCGGCTGGCGCTACTTCAGTCAACTCCGAACCCAGCGCAGTTTCTTACGCACCTCGTTTGGGAAAGCGTTCTTTGAAGACCTGAAACTTGCTCGTCGCTGGAAGGCTGACAGTCAATCACCTTTTGAACAGATCCGAACCTTAGATCCGAGTGCCAACCCAGCGCTGAATCACGAAGCACTCACTAACTTAAGAAAAGCCTGGCCCATTTTTGAACAAGCTGAAATTGAGGAGTCTTGGGCAGGGGTGATTGATATAACCCCAGATTCGAATCCAATCATCGACAGAATTCCTGCTATCCCCGGTTTAACGATTGCCACAGGATTTTCTGGTCACGGTTTTGGTACGGGGCCAGCAGCAGGACAGCTAGCGGCAGATATTGTCACCGACGCGGCTCCGCTTATTGACCCTAGCCCATACAGATTTGAGCGACTTTAA
- a CDS encoding IclR family transcriptional regulator: MSSLNKMLNVLNIFGPGSLVINVDDIAKQLSLSRATAYRYVRELCDAGLLTRIETSYTLGPRIIELDWMMRQHDPLISHGREVMAELSNSTGLTVYMSVFYDGHIINTHIESDIKKYGFTFGRGRPLPIFKGAQSKVLVAFQKTNRLKKIYDEQIEPSEDYNLTWKEFNSETKKIRKDGFCVTHDELNLGLTGIAAPILNLENDDIIGSIAFVGTTSAFELFRLEAVVDRLQQATARIEKGAYLDNEQAADKT, translated from the coding sequence GTGTCCAGTCTCAATAAAATGTTAAACGTCCTCAATATTTTTGGGCCAGGTTCTCTCGTCATCAATGTGGATGACATTGCAAAACAGTTGTCTCTTTCCCGTGCAACCGCCTATCGCTATGTCCGGGAACTGTGTGATGCCGGCTTATTAACCCGTATTGAGACAAGCTACACGCTTGGCCCGAGAATCATCGAACTGGATTGGATGATGCGCCAGCATGATCCGCTGATATCCCATGGACGCGAGGTGATGGCTGAGCTCTCGAATAGTACCGGACTCACGGTGTACATGAGTGTGTTTTATGATGGTCATATCATCAATACTCATATCGAATCTGATATTAAAAAGTATGGGTTTACTTTTGGCCGGGGACGTCCTTTGCCTATTTTTAAAGGGGCTCAATCGAAAGTCTTGGTGGCGTTTCAAAAAACCAATCGTCTGAAAAAAATCTATGATGAACAGATCGAGCCGAGTGAAGATTACAATCTCACTTGGAAAGAGTTTAATTCAGAAACAAAAAAAATCCGCAAAGATGGCTTTTGTGTCACGCATGATGAACTCAACCTCGGTCTGACCGGGATTGCCGCACCAATTCTGAACCTTGAAAATGATGATATTATTGGCAGTATCGCTTTTGTCGGTACCACCAGCGCCTTCGAACTCTTCCGCCTCGAGGCAGTCGTTGACCGGCTGCAACAAGCCACGGCTCGCATCGAAAAAGGGGCCTATCTCGATAATGAGCAAGCCGCGGATAAAACGTGA
- a CDS encoding aldehyde dehydrogenase family protein gives MPLFPEVQGFLAEQKRLFIGGEWVEPTTGEYFNVEDPATTHTIASVAKATEVDVDHAVHAARQALEGEWQRVSPAQRTKLMLHLADLIEADAENLGQIISLENGKPYSNAKNGEVVITASIIRYFAGWPSKIEGSTIPVSPRTGERMLNYTVKEPVGVCALIVPWNFPLSMCAWKLGPALATGCTSVLKPAEQTPLSALRLAYLIEKAGIPRGVVNVITGFGEGAGAPLAAHPGVDKIAFTGSTGVGRLIAQSAVSNMKKVSLELGGKSPNIILPDADIIKAAKGAADGIFYNQGQVCTAASRLYVHESVLDQTLEELRKHAAAHVVGPGLNERTTMGPLVSAAQFNVVKGYVDSAVSEGAELICGGHKPSELGDGYFMSPTVFLDKQEQARIAREEIFGPVVTVMSWSDVDELVHRANDTPYGLAAGLWTNDLTQAHTIASRIKAGSVWINCWNVVDPASPFGGYKQSGWGREMGKNVIDAYTETKSVFVNLG, from the coding sequence ATGCCACTGTTTCCAGAAGTTCAAGGCTTTCTTGCCGAACAAAAACGTTTATTTATCGGCGGGGAGTGGGTTGAGCCGACCACCGGCGAATATTTTAACGTTGAAGATCCTGCAACGACTCACACCATTGCCAGTGTCGCTAAAGCCACTGAAGTTGATGTGGATCACGCCGTTCATGCTGCCCGTCAAGCTTTAGAAGGTGAGTGGCAGCGTGTATCACCGGCTCAACGCACCAAACTCATGCTGCACTTAGCCGATTTAATCGAAGCCGATGCGGAAAACCTTGGGCAAATCATTTCACTGGAAAATGGCAAACCCTATAGCAATGCCAAAAACGGTGAGGTAGTCATTACCGCGAGCATTATTCGTTACTTTGCCGGTTGGCCTTCCAAAATTGAAGGCAGCACGATTCCGGTCTCACCTCGCACCGGCGAGCGCATGCTCAACTATACGGTCAAAGAGCCGGTGGGTGTTTGTGCCCTGATCGTGCCTTGGAATTTTCCGCTGTCGATGTGTGCATGGAAACTGGGTCCGGCGCTGGCAACCGGATGTACTTCGGTGTTGAAACCGGCGGAACAAACACCACTATCGGCGTTGCGTTTGGCTTATTTAATTGAAAAAGCCGGTATTCCGCGTGGGGTGGTGAATGTCATCACGGGCTTTGGCGAAGGGGCCGGTGCACCGCTGGCTGCGCATCCCGGAGTCGACAAAATCGCCTTTACCGGTTCGACCGGTGTCGGTCGTCTGATTGCGCAAAGTGCGGTCAGTAATATGAAAAAAGTGTCTCTCGAACTGGGTGGCAAGTCACCCAATATCATTCTGCCTGATGCCGATATTATCAAAGCGGCAAAAGGGGCTGCTGACGGTATTTTTTATAATCAGGGCCAAGTCTGTACTGCTGCCTCTCGTCTTTATGTTCATGAAAGTGTACTCGATCAAACCCTTGAGGAATTACGCAAACATGCGGCTGCCCACGTGGTGGGACCGGGGTTAAATGAACGGACCACGATGGGGCCTTTGGTCTCAGCGGCGCAATTTAATGTCGTCAAAGGTTACGTCGACAGTGCGGTATCTGAAGGGGCGGAGCTGATTTGCGGCGGGCATAAACCCAGCGAGTTGGGCGATGGTTACTTTATGTCACCGACGGTTTTTCTGGATAAACAGGAACAGGCCCGGATTGCCCGTGAAGAAATTTTCGGCCCGGTGGTCACGGTCATGAGTTGGTCCGATGTGGATGAATTGGTGCATCGCGCCAATGATACACCTTATGGTCTGGCCGCCGGGCTGTGGACCAATGATCTGACTCAGGCGCATACCATTGCCAGCCGTATCAAAGCGGGTTCTGTATGGATTAACTGCTGGAATGTGGTGGATCCTGCGTCGCCATTTGGTGGCTACAAGCAATCGGGATGGGGGCGTGAAATGGGCAAAAATGTCATTGATGCCTATACCGAAACCAAAAGCGTTTTCGTCAATTTAGGGTAA
- a CDS encoding WD40/YVTN/BNR-like repeat-containing protein, whose protein sequence is MSGTILVSTVGQGVVKSSDNGQTWHRLGLGQDIEFDAITRSLDVDPTNPSTLYIGTDTGLCVSQDAGTKWTRIDSPFNGETVWKVAVDPQNPQRIFVGTGAPSRAVLWRTKDAGETWERAPVEIPEFCAGVSKPRLLAFAFDPTDSNKVWFGLEEGGLFRSDDGGDSWERIDDRLLWDFNSDIHTIQVLPNHGKKVVVAVCVNAVYRSFDDGETWEGVIAKEAFGLYYARATAVPMGTESTIYLSVSDGTPGTTSQVYVSHDAAATWQLLPLPLQPNSCVWGIHINPANPEQMVAGTKYGHLFTSEKAGLSWKKEWREFSEISDVLWTPAEAVIEAAHASVIKK, encoded by the coding sequence ATGAGCGGCACAATTTTAGTATCGACTGTTGGTCAGGGTGTGGTGAAAAGTTCGGATAACGGGCAAACATGGCATCGTCTTGGTCTGGGTCAGGACATCGAATTTGATGCGATCACGCGTTCTCTGGATGTGGATCCGACCAATCCAAGTACCTTATATATCGGGACAGATACCGGCCTGTGTGTCAGTCAAGATGCGGGGACCAAATGGACACGGATCGATTCTCCTTTTAATGGTGAAACCGTCTGGAAAGTTGCGGTTGACCCGCAGAACCCACAGCGCATTTTTGTCGGCACCGGCGCGCCCTCCCGGGCGGTGCTATGGCGCACGAAAGATGCAGGCGAAACCTGGGAGCGAGCACCGGTTGAGATTCCTGAGTTTTGCGCTGGGGTGAGTAAACCGCGTTTATTGGCTTTTGCCTTTGATCCGACCGATTCGAATAAGGTCTGGTTTGGTTTAGAGGAAGGGGGTTTGTTTAGGAGTGATGATGGTGGTGATTCATGGGAACGGATTGATGACCGTTTGCTATGGGACTTTAATTCCGACATCCATACGATTCAAGTCCTGCCCAATCATGGTAAAAAGGTTGTGGTCGCTGTTTGTGTCAATGCTGTCTATCGTAGCTTTGATGATGGTGAAACTTGGGAAGGTGTGATCGCCAAAGAAGCCTTTGGTTTGTATTACGCCCGGGCCACCGCGGTGCCAATGGGGACAGAAAGTACCATTTATTTAAGTGTATCCGACGGAACGCCGGGCACGACCAGCCAAGTTTATGTTTCTCACGATGCCGCAGCAACATGGCAATTGTTGCCGTTGCCACTGCAACCTAATTCGTGTGTGTGGGGAATTCATATCAACCCTGCAAATCCTGAGCAAATGGTTGCCGGGACAAAATACGGACATTTGTTTACCAGTGAGAAAGCCGGGTTATCCTGGAAAAAAGAATGGCGTGAGTTCAGTGAAATTTCTGATGTTCTCTGGACACCCGCAGAAGCTGTCATTGAGGCCGCTCATGCCTCTGTAATCAAAAAATAG
- a CDS encoding acetolactate synthase large subunit: MNGAEAIVKAAVDSGVEYCFANPGTTEMPFVAAMDSEPKFRPVLSMFEGVCTGAADGYGRVSGRPALTLTHLGPGFANGIANLHNARRANSPIVNLVGDHASWHVNYDPPLASDIESLARPVSAFFRTSKSVDRIVEDFGAAMRAAWQPCGAISTLVLPMDLQAKALSGDIPKVSILPPKRHFKADYVEAVAERIKAGKRLVFIVGDNGLDERGLKAAGRIGQLPGMKMFAETFPRISHRGGGLPDLDRLPYFPEKAIAELEQYDQVVCAGVVEPIAYFGYEGMPSRLAETDRLVTLADVGDDVSGALEALAELLNAPAHQDLVGTIELPAANEALTPQSIGKILSCTLPDNCIVSVEGGTCGYPFFTESALAPRHRVLTNTGGAIGQGIPAGFGAALAEPGNTVVCLQSDGSAQYTIQALWSIARENLPVVILIAANHKYNILQNELRRYGVTEFGANSLALTELDRPRVDWQALAKAYGVDSVCVTNNAELMREFKAACDAKAPRLIEMSL, from the coding sequence ATGAATGGTGCAGAAGCAATTGTTAAAGCGGCAGTCGACTCCGGTGTTGAGTACTGTTTCGCAAATCCAGGAACCACAGAAATGCCGTTTGTAGCGGCGATGGACAGTGAGCCAAAATTTCGCCCTGTTCTCAGCATGTTCGAAGGTGTCTGTACTGGTGCAGCGGATGGTTATGGCCGGGTCTCTGGTCGTCCGGCATTGACGCTGACCCATTTAGGGCCTGGTTTTGCCAACGGGATTGCCAATTTGCACAACGCACGCCGTGCGAACAGTCCGATTGTTAACTTGGTGGGGGATCATGCTTCATGGCATGTGAATTATGATCCACCGCTGGCAAGTGATATTGAATCTCTGGCGCGTCCGGTTTCTGCATTTTTCCGCACCTCAAAATCTGTGGATCGAATCGTGGAAGATTTTGGGGCAGCGATGCGCGCAGCCTGGCAGCCTTGTGGGGCAATTTCGACGCTGGTATTACCGATGGATTTACAGGCCAAAGCGTTATCCGGAGATATACCGAAAGTATCAATCTTGCCACCAAAACGTCATTTTAAAGCCGATTATGTTGAAGCCGTGGCTGAACGTATTAAGGCGGGCAAGCGTTTGGTCTTTATTGTCGGTGATAACGGTTTAGATGAAAGAGGGCTTAAGGCGGCAGGCCGTATCGGTCAGTTACCCGGTATGAAGATGTTTGCCGAGACCTTTCCGCGGATTTCTCACCGGGGTGGGGGGTTGCCAGATTTGGATCGGCTGCCTTATTTCCCCGAAAAAGCGATTGCTGAGTTAGAGCAATATGATCAAGTGGTTTGCGCGGGTGTGGTTGAGCCCATTGCCTATTTCGGTTACGAGGGGATGCCATCCCGTTTAGCTGAAACAGATCGTTTAGTGACGCTGGCTGATGTGGGGGACGATGTTTCCGGTGCGCTGGAAGCACTTGCCGAATTGCTTAATGCACCGGCGCATCAAGATCTGGTTGGCACGATTGAGTTGCCTGCTGCTAATGAGGCTTTGACCCCGCAGTCTATCGGCAAAATCCTCTCCTGCACCTTACCGGATAACTGTATCGTCTCGGTTGAAGGGGGCACCTGCGGTTACCCGTTTTTCACAGAATCAGCTTTGGCGCCACGCCATCGCGTCCTTACCAACACCGGTGGTGCGATTGGGCAAGGCATTCCGGCAGGCTTTGGGGCGGCATTGGCCGAGCCGGGGAATACTGTGGTGTGTTTGCAGTCGGATGGCAGTGCTCAGTACACCATTCAAGCCTTATGGAGTATCGCCCGCGAAAACCTGCCTGTGGTGATTCTGATCGCCGCGAATCATAAATACAACATTTTGCAAAATGAACTGCGTCGTTATGGCGTCACCGAGTTTGGTGCCAATTCTCTGGCCTTAACCGAGTTGGACAGACCTCGCGTCGATTGGCAGGCCTTGGCAAAGGCTTACGGCGTGGATTCCGTCTGTGTCACGAATAACGCAGAACTGATGCGTGAATTTAAAGCGGCGTGTGACGCAAAAGCCCCACGCTTAATCGAAATGTCTTTGTGA
- a CDS encoding SDR family NAD(P)-dependent oxidoreductase, protein MDLEIKDKVAIVTGGGMGIGKDVARFLAEEGCDVVICSRTMSVLEKTAAEIAEATGRRVLPVQCDTTDMDSVETMVAVAVKEFGRVDILVNGAAAPSGVVRNSIEFANDHELLGDLDTKVIGYFRCAKAVTAHMKKQGFGRIINIGGLTGRSSKVMSGMRNLAIVHMTKNLSDQLGPHGITCNIIHPGVVDTPHIQELYEREGKLQNKTPQEVEQGYIDVTPIRRTLAPVEIAYLIGFLASPKAGAVTGESIGIDGGLTRGIFL, encoded by the coding sequence ATGGATTTAGAAATTAAAGATAAAGTCGCTATTGTCACCGGCGGTGGGATGGGAATCGGCAAAGATGTTGCCAGATTCTTAGCAGAAGAAGGCTGTGATGTGGTGATCTGTTCGCGCACCATGTCTGTACTGGAAAAAACCGCCGCTGAAATTGCCGAAGCGACGGGGCGGCGTGTCTTGCCTGTGCAGTGTGATACCACCGATATGGACTCGGTTGAAACGATGGTGGCTGTCGCGGTGAAAGAATTTGGCCGGGTGGATATTTTAGTCAATGGTGCGGCGGCGCCTTCAGGCGTGGTGCGTAATTCGATTGAGTTTGCCAATGACCACGAATTGCTGGGCGATTTAGATACCAAAGTGATTGGCTATTTCCGTTGTGCCAAAGCCGTTACCGCTCATATGAAGAAACAAGGCTTTGGTCGCATCATCAATATCGGCGGCCTAACCGGTCGTAGCAGTAAAGTGATGTCCGGTATGCGGAATCTGGCGATTGTCCATATGACCAAAAACCTCTCGGATCAACTCGGTCCACACGGCATTACCTGCAACATTATTCATCCGGGCGTGGTCGATACCCCACATATTCAAGAGTTGTACGAGCGTGAAGGAAAGCTCCAAAACAAAACGCCGCAAGAAGTTGAGCAGGGTTACATTGATGTCACTCCGATTCGTCGGACTTTAGCGCCGGTTGAAATTGCCTATTTGATTGGCTTTTTAGCCTCACCGAAAGCTGGTGCTGTAACGGGTGAGTCAATTGGTATTGATGGTGGGTTAACACGCGGTATTTTCCTATAG
- a CDS encoding aldehyde dehydrogenase family protein, whose translation MSRHFKCLINGEWVEGNHAPFNVINPATFDVVATCANGDKSQLEDAVKAAQAAFKRWSVSSHEERKRCLNKAGDELEQRAREVAELIVAEQGKPLALAMGEVEAGIAWLRFAASQDIPVEVAEETETKRIEIHHKPLGVVASITPWNWPLMIAIWHIIPALRAGNTVINKPSGLTPLSTIKLVEIINNHVPKGVINIITGESGIGSGMTAHPQISKVVFTGSTETGQSVMRNAADNLKRLTLELGGNDAAIVLKGTDVAKVAPDIFAAAFLNMGQTCGAIKRLYVHESVYDDMCAALVAIANEQVVGNGMDDGVNFGPVQNKDQLQIIIDLVEDARKGGATILTGGQPLEGVGYFYPPTLVADIANEALLVQEEQFGPALPIIKFSDVDKAIEMANGVDVGLDGSVWGPDTAEATVLAARLECGTTFVNTHAKIQPNIPMGGCKMSGFGVEFGEEGLLEFTALQVVHINK comes from the coding sequence ATGAGTCGTCATTTTAAATGTCTGATTAATGGGGAGTGGGTTGAAGGGAATCATGCGCCTTTCAATGTAATTAACCCAGCCACATTTGATGTTGTCGCAACGTGTGCAAATGGGGATAAATCCCAATTAGAAGATGCCGTCAAGGCAGCCCAAGCGGCATTCAAGCGCTGGTCTGTGTCCAGTCATGAAGAGCGTAAGCGCTGTTTAAATAAGGCTGGCGATGAATTAGAACAACGTGCTCGTGAAGTCGCTGAGTTGATCGTTGCAGAGCAGGGTAAACCTTTAGCACTTGCTATGGGGGAAGTGGAAGCGGGTATTGCTTGGTTACGTTTTGCTGCTTCGCAAGACATTCCGGTAGAAGTAGCAGAAGAGACCGAGACCAAACGCATCGAGATCCATCATAAACCCCTTGGTGTGGTGGCTTCTATAACGCCTTGGAACTGGCCTTTAATGATTGCTATCTGGCATATTATTCCTGCCCTGCGAGCGGGGAATACGGTCATCAATAAGCCTTCTGGTTTAACGCCTCTCAGTACGATTAAATTGGTAGAAATTATCAATAATCATGTTCCGAAAGGGGTCATTAACATTATTACGGGTGAAAGTGGGATTGGCAGTGGCATGACCGCACATCCTCAGATTAGTAAGGTCGTATTTACCGGTTCAACGGAAACGGGTCAGTCTGTGATGCGCAATGCGGCGGATAACCTGAAGCGTTTGACCCTTGAGCTGGGCGGTAATGATGCGGCGATTGTGTTAAAGGGCACTGATGTCGCGAAAGTGGCACCGGATATTTTTGCGGCTGCTTTCTTAAACATGGGGCAAACCTGTGGCGCGATTAAACGTCTCTATGTACATGAGTCTGTCTATGACGATATGTGTGCGGCTTTGGTTGCCATTGCCAATGAGCAAGTGGTTGGTAACGGGATGGACGACGGGGTGAACTTTGGTCCGGTACAAAATAAAGACCAACTGCAAATTATTATCGATTTGGTAGAGGATGCCCGTAAAGGCGGCGCAACGATATTAACGGGTGGGCAGCCTCTTGAAGGTGTGGGTTATTTTTATCCGCCGACGCTTGTTGCTGATATTGCTAACGAGGCCCTGTTGGTTCAGGAAGAACAGTTCGGTCCGGCACTGCCGATTATCAAATTCTCAGATGTTGATAAAGCAATCGAGATGGCGAATGGGGTGGATGTCGGTCTGGATGGCTCGGTGTGGGGGCCGGATACGGCGGAGGCCACAGTATTGGCGGCTCGTCTGGAGTGCGGGACCACATTTGTCAATACTCATGCGAAGATTCAGCCTAACATCCCGATGGGGGGCTGTAAGATGTCCGGTTTCGGTGTGGAGTTTGGTGAAGAAGGGTTACTGGAGTTTACCGCTCTGCAGGTTGTCCATATTAATAAATAA
- a CDS encoding tyramine oxidase subunit B, translated as MQENTKIDFIYLSEPDMIKAGVMDMPRCVDTMEAMFALLYKGDYRMAGANSDSHGALITFPDQSPFPTMPKPTADRRLMAMPAYLGGDFQTSGVKWYGSNIANREKGLPRSILTLILNDIDTGAPLAFMSANLLSAYRTGAIPGVGARHLARKDSKVIGLLGPGVMGKTTVSAFMATCPNIDTIKIKGRGQKSLDDFIGWLKETFPQITNIQVVDSIEAVVRGSDLVTYCNSGETGDPSTYPIVKREWVKPGAFLAMPASCSLDEGMEGPEVRKVLDNTRLYEAWYEELPKPAHNCVPLIGVRFMDMIAAGQLDKTELEDIGKIVANDAPGRHNDEEIIIMSVGGMPVEDVAWATVIYRNAIEQGIGVKLNLWDTPVLR; from the coding sequence ATGCAAGAGAACACAAAAATCGATTTTATTTACCTTTCTGAGCCAGACATGATTAAAGCTGGTGTCATGGATATGCCTCGTTGTGTAGATACCATGGAAGCAATGTTCGCACTTTTATATAAGGGCGACTACAGAATGGCAGGGGCAAATAGTGACTCACATGGCGCCTTAATTACTTTTCCGGATCAATCGCCTTTTCCAACGATGCCAAAACCGACAGCTGATCGTCGTTTGATGGCCATGCCAGCATACCTTGGCGGTGACTTTCAAACCTCCGGCGTGAAATGGTACGGTTCTAATATTGCCAACCGCGAAAAAGGTCTCCCGCGTTCCATCCTCACACTGATTCTCAATGATATCGATACCGGTGCACCGCTGGCCTTTATGTCCGCCAACCTTTTATCGGCTTACCGTACCGGCGCGATTCCGGGAGTCGGAGCTCGCCACCTAGCCCGTAAAGATTCTAAAGTCATTGGCTTGTTAGGTCCGGGGGTGATGGGGAAAACGACGGTCTCTGCATTTATGGCGACCTGCCCCAATATTGACACGATCAAAATTAAAGGCCGTGGTCAAAAAAGTCTCGATGATTTTATCGGATGGCTAAAAGAAACCTTCCCACAAATTACTAATATTCAGGTCGTTGACAGTATTGAAGCCGTGGTCCGGGGATCGGACCTTGTCACTTACTGTAATTCCGGAGAAACCGGCGATCCATCCACTTATCCCATCGTGAAACGCGAATGGGTCAAACCCGGGGCATTCTTAGCGATGCCAGCGAGCTGTTCTTTAGATGAAGGGATGGAAGGGCCCGAGGTTCGTAAAGTATTAGATAATACCCGTCTGTATGAAGCATGGTATGAAGAATTACCAAAACCCGCCCATAACTGTGTGCCGCTGATTGGCGTGCGGTTTATGGACATGATAGCCGCCGGTCAATTGGATAAAACCGAACTGGAAGACATCGGCAAGATTGTGGCGAACGATGCACCGGGTCGTCACAACGATGAAGAAATCATCATCATGTCGGTCGGTGGGATGCCCGTCGAAGATGTTGCCTGGGCTACGGTCATTTATCGCAATGCCATCGAACAAGGCATTGGCGTAAAACTCAACCTTTGGGATACACCGGTTTTACGCTAA